In one window of Caballeronia sp. TF1N1 DNA:
- a CDS encoding efflux RND transporter permease subunit, producing the protein MAKFFIDRPIFAWVIAIILMLAGMASIFTLPIAQYPTIAPPAIQISATYPGASASTVENTVTQVIEQQMSGLDHLLYLSSTSDDSGTATITLTFAAGTNPDIAQVQVQNKLQLATPLLPQVVQQLGTKVTKSSSSFLLVLAFVSQDGSMNKYDLANYVASKIQDPLSRIDGVGTVTLFGSQYAMRIWLDATKLTNYSLTPVDVQTAITAQNVQVAAGSLGGTPAVPGQMLQATITQATLLQTPEQFGNILLKVNQDGSQVRLKDVARIDLGGENYNFDTKYNGAPTAGFGIQLATGANALNTAKLVRQKVDELSKYFPNGLVVKYPYDTTPFVRLSIEEVVKTLIEGIVLVFLVMYLFLQNLRATLIPTIAVPVVLLGTFAIMSAVGFSINVLSMFGLVLAIGLLVDDAIVVVENVERVMSEEHLSPRDATRKAMDQITGALVGVALVLSAVFVPVAFSGGSVGAIYRQFSLTIVAAMVLSVMVALVLTPALCATILKPHPEGHQPEKKGFFGWFNRNFNKSQDKYHKGVQHVIRRSGRWLIIYLVVIVAVGMLFLRLPKSFLPDEDQGTMFVLVQAPSGSTQEYTAGVLADVQNYLLNDEKAIVESVFTVNGFSFAGRGQNSGLVFVRMKDYAQRQASNDKVQALVGRMFMHFAPYKNAMIFPVNPPSIPELGTASGFDFELEDRAGVGHAKLMEARNMLLGMASKDPVLAQVRPNGLNDTPQFKVNIDREKANALGVSISDIDQTFSIAWASQYVNNFLDVDNRIKKVYVQSEPRFRMSPEDIGKWYVRNTSGTMVPFSAFATTDWIYGSPKLERYNGISAVEIQGAAAPGKSTGQAMTAIEAIAAKLPAGIGYEWTGLSYQERQSGSQAPILYGISILVVFLCLAALYESWSIPFSVIMVVPLGVLGALLAATLRGLENDVFFQVGLLTTVGLSAKNAILIVEFARELRMQGMSTVEAAMEAARLRLRPILMTSLAFILGVMPLAISNGAGSASQHAIGTGVIGGMLTATFLAIFMIPMFFVVISKFSKSKDMPAPGSSGGDIEGPHGGAPAGSGKEGH; encoded by the coding sequence ATGGCAAAGTTTTTTATCGATCGCCCGATTTTTGCGTGGGTGATCGCGATTATCTTGATGCTGGCGGGCATGGCGTCGATCTTCACGCTGCCTATTGCGCAGTATCCGACGATCGCGCCGCCTGCCATCCAGATCAGCGCGACGTATCCGGGCGCATCCGCGAGCACGGTCGAAAACACGGTGACGCAGGTGATCGAGCAGCAGATGAGCGGCCTCGATCACTTGTTGTATCTGTCCTCGACCAGTGACGACTCGGGTACGGCCACCATCACGCTGACGTTCGCGGCGGGCACGAATCCGGACATCGCGCAGGTGCAGGTGCAGAACAAGCTGCAGCTCGCGACGCCATTGCTGCCGCAGGTCGTGCAGCAGCTCGGTACGAAGGTCACGAAGTCGAGCAGCAGCTTTTTGCTAGTGCTTGCGTTCGTGTCCCAGGACGGAAGCATGAACAAGTACGACCTCGCGAATTACGTGGCGTCGAAAATTCAGGACCCGCTTTCGCGTATCGATGGTGTGGGTACGGTCACGCTGTTCGGCTCGCAGTACGCCATGCGTATCTGGCTCGATGCGACCAAGCTCACCAACTACAGTCTGACGCCGGTCGACGTGCAGACCGCCATCACCGCGCAGAACGTGCAGGTGGCGGCGGGCTCGCTCGGCGGCACGCCGGCGGTTCCGGGGCAGATGTTGCAGGCGACCATCACGCAAGCGACGCTTCTGCAAACACCCGAGCAGTTCGGCAACATTCTGCTGAAGGTGAATCAGGATGGTTCGCAGGTGCGCCTGAAGGACGTGGCGCGTATCGATCTGGGTGGCGAAAACTATAACTTCGACACCAAGTACAACGGTGCGCCGACGGCCGGTTTCGGTATCCAGCTCGCAACGGGCGCGAACGCGCTCAACACCGCGAAGCTCGTGCGCCAGAAGGTCGACGAACTGTCGAAGTACTTCCCGAACGGGCTGGTCGTGAAGTATCCGTACGACACCACGCCGTTCGTGCGGCTTTCGATCGAGGAAGTGGTCAAGACCCTGATCGAAGGTATCGTGCTGGTGTTCCTCGTGATGTATCTGTTCCTGCAGAACTTGCGGGCGACGCTCATCCCGACGATCGCCGTGCCGGTCGTGTTGCTCGGCACGTTCGCGATCATGTCGGCGGTCGGGTTCTCCATCAACGTGCTGTCGATGTTCGGCCTCGTGCTTGCCATCGGCTTGCTGGTGGACGATGCCATCGTGGTGGTGGAAAACGTCGAGCGGGTGATGTCCGAGGAGCACTTGTCTCCACGGGACGCAACCCGCAAGGCGATGGACCAGATCACGGGCGCGCTGGTGGGCGTGGCGCTCGTGCTGTCGGCGGTGTTCGTGCCGGTGGCGTTTTCGGGCGGTTCGGTCGGCGCCATTTACCGGCAGTTCTCGCTCACCATCGTGGCGGCCATGGTGCTGTCCGTGATGGTCGCGCTGGTGCTCACGCCGGCGCTGTGCGCGACCATTCTGAAGCCGCATCCGGAAGGGCATCAGCCCGAGAAGAAGGGTTTCTTCGGCTGGTTCAACCGCAACTTCAACAAGAGCCAGGACAAGTACCACAAGGGCGTGCAGCACGTGATCCGGCGCTCGGGGCGCTGGCTCATCATCTATCTGGTCGTGATCGTGGCAGTGGGCATGCTGTTCCTGCGCCTGCCGAAGTCGTTCCTTCCCGATGAAGACCAGGGCACGATGTTCGTGCTCGTGCAGGCGCCGTCCGGCTCGACGCAGGAATACACGGCCGGTGTGCTCGCCGACGTGCAGAACTACCTGCTGAACGACGAGAAGGCGATCGTCGAATCCGTCTTCACGGTGAACGGCTTTTCGTTCGCGGGTCGCGGCCAGAACTCCGGTCTCGTGTTCGTGCGGATGAAGGACTACGCGCAGCGTCAAGCGAGCAACGACAAGGTGCAGGCGCTGGTCGGCCGGATGTTCATGCACTTCGCGCCCTACAAGAACGCGATGATCTTCCCGGTCAATCCACCGTCGATTCCGGAACTCGGCACCGCGTCGGGCTTTGACTTCGAGTTGGAGGATCGCGCCGGCGTGGGGCACGCGAAGCTGATGGAAGCGCGCAACATGCTGCTCGGCATGGCGTCGAAAGACCCGGTGCTCGCGCAGGTGCGTCCGAACGGCCTGAACGACACGCCGCAGTTCAAGGTGAACATCGACCGCGAGAAGGCGAATGCGCTCGGCGTCTCCATCTCCGATATCGACCAGACTTTCTCGATCGCGTGGGCGTCGCAGTACGTGAACAACTTCCTCGACGTGGATAACCGGATCAAGAAGGTGTACGTGCAGTCCGAGCCGCGCTTCCGTATGTCGCCGGAAGACATCGGCAAGTGGTATGTGCGTAACACCTCGGGCACGATGGTGCCGTTCTCGGCCTTTGCGACCACCGACTGGATCTACGGTTCGCCGAAGCTCGAGCGCTACAACGGTATCTCGGCGGTGGAAATCCAGGGTGCGGCCGCGCCTGGCAAATCGACCGGTCAGGCCATGACGGCCATCGAAGCCATCGCGGCGAAGTTGCCGGCGGGTATTGGCTACGAATGGACGGGGCTGTCGTATCAGGAACGTCAGTCGGGTTCGCAGGCGCCTATTCTGTACGGCATCTCGATTCTCGTCGTGTTCCTGTGTCTCGCGGCGCTGTACGAAAGCTGGTCGATTCCGTTCTCGGTCATCATGGTCGTGCCGCTCGGCGTGCTCGGCGCGCTGCTCGCGGCGACGCTGCGCGGTCTGGAAAACGACGTGTTCTTCCAGGTCGGCCTGTTGACTACGGTGGGTTTGTCCGCGAAGAACGCCATTCTGATCGTCGAGTTTGCGCGTGAGTTGCGCATGCAGGGCATGTCGACGGTGGAAGCCGCGATGGAAGCGGCGCGTCTGCGGCTGCGTCCGATTCTGATGACGTCGCTCGCGTTCATTCTCGGCGTGATGCCGCTTGCCATCAGTAACGGCGCGGGTTCGGCGAGCCAGCACGCGATCGGCACCGGCGTGATCGGCGGGATGCTGACCGCGACCTTCCTTGCGATCTTCATGATCCCGATGTTCTTCGTCGTGATCAGCAAGTTCAGCAAGAGCAAGGACATGCCGGCACCGGGTTCGTCCGGCGGCGATATCGAAGGTCCGCATGGCGGCGCGCCCGCGGGCTCTGGCAAGGAAGGACATTGA
- a CDS encoding efflux transporter outer membrane subunit, whose translation MLKLSLIAAAVAFVATGCTFEPKYDRPAAPVTQTFPEGGVYATQPTAEGAADKSRSASGQTAPDIGWRDFFADARLQRIVELALKNNRDLRVSMLNVDAARAQYQITRAGLFPTLDAVGSQSKQRTPRNLSFFDQTISNTYSVGVNASWEIDFFGRIRSLKDQALAQYFSLAETRKAAEISLVSSVADQYLTMLAYDDLLTVTQNTLKTAQESYRITKLQFDNGTGSELDLRQAEGVVQQAQANLQSQARLRAQAENGLVLLVGEPLPDDLPGGMPLDAQDLLADIPAGLPSDLLTRRPDIAAAEQSLLAANANIGAARAAFFPRISLTGSFGTLSPTLGGLFKPGSAAWSFAPQISVPIFEGGTNVANLDLANVQKRIEIANYEKAIQTAFREVADGLAARGTYDEQIRSLQRFVSSQSRRLELSDLRYRNGVDSYLAVLTAQTSLYDAQQTLISARLNRLTNLVDLYQYLGGGWIEHSGDSPRPADTPTDFGSATPPKAASDAAS comes from the coding sequence ATGCTAAAACTTTCGTTGATCGCAGCCGCCGTGGCTTTCGTGGCCACGGGCTGCACCTTCGAGCCGAAGTACGACCGGCCGGCCGCGCCCGTCACGCAGACGTTCCCGGAAGGCGGCGTGTACGCCACGCAGCCGACTGCTGAAGGCGCGGCAGACAAGAGCCGCAGCGCGAGCGGGCAGACCGCGCCGGATATCGGCTGGCGCGACTTCTTCGCCGATGCGCGTCTGCAGCGTATTGTCGAACTCGCGCTCAAGAACAATCGCGATCTGCGCGTGTCGATGCTCAACGTCGATGCGGCGCGCGCGCAGTATCAGATCACGCGCGCGGGCCTCTTCCCGACGCTCGATGCGGTTGGCTCGCAAAGCAAGCAGCGCACGCCGCGCAACCTGTCGTTCTTCGACCAGACCATCTCGAACACGTATTCGGTGGGCGTGAATGCGTCGTGGGAAATCGACTTCTTCGGGCGGATTCGCAGCCTGAAGGATCAGGCGCTCGCGCAGTATTTCTCGCTCGCGGAAACGCGCAAGGCGGCGGAAATCTCGCTGGTGTCTTCGGTGGCGGACCAGTATCTGACCATGCTTGCCTACGACGATCTGCTCACCGTCACGCAGAACACGCTGAAGACGGCGCAGGAGTCGTATCGCATCACCAAGCTGCAGTTCGACAACGGTACGGGTTCGGAACTCGATCTGCGTCAGGCCGAGGGCGTGGTGCAACAGGCGCAGGCGAATCTGCAGTCGCAGGCGCGTCTGCGCGCGCAAGCGGAAAACGGTCTCGTGCTTCTCGTGGGCGAACCGTTACCGGACGATCTGCCGGGTGGCATGCCGCTGGATGCGCAGGACTTGCTCGCCGACATTCCGGCGGGTCTGCCTTCCGACCTCCTCACGCGCCGTCCCGATATCGCGGCGGCCGAGCAGAGCTTGCTTGCGGCCAATGCGAACATCGGCGCGGCGCGGGCCGCGTTCTTTCCGCGCATTTCGTTGACGGGCAGTTTCGGTACGCTCTCGCCCACGCTTGGCGGATTGTTCAAGCCGGGTTCGGCGGCGTGGTCGTTCGCACCGCAGATCAGCGTGCCAATCTTCGAGGGCGGCACGAACGTCGCCAATCTGGATCTGGCGAACGTGCAGAAGCGCATCGAGATTGCCAACTACGAGAAGGCCATTCAGACGGCGTTCCGCGAAGTGGCCGACGGTCTCGCCGCGCGCGGCACGTACGACGAGCAGATTCGCTCCCTGCAACGCTTCGTGAGTTCGCAGAGCCGGCGGCTGGAGTTGTCGGACCTGCGCTATCGCAATGGCGTGGACAGCTATCTCGCTGTTCTGACCGCGCAGACCTCGTTGTATGACGCGCAGCAGACGCTCATCAGCGCGCGTTTGAACCGCCTGACCAACCTCGTCGATCTGTATCAGTATCTCGGCGGCGGATGGATCGAGCATTCCGGCGATTCCCCGCGTCCGGCCGACACTCCCACGGATTTCGGCTCGGCTACTCCGCCGAAGGCAGCATCCGACGCGGCGAGTTGA
- a CDS encoding nucleobase:cation symporter-2 family protein, giving the protein MASNKVHPVDERLPTGQLLTLGIQHVLVMYAGAVAVPLILGAAMNLSKDQIAFLISADLFSCGVATLIQTLGLWIFGIRLPVIMGCTFAAVGPMVAIGTNPSLGILDVFGSTIAAGVIGIVLAPMIGKLLRFFPPVVVGTVIAVIGLSLMGVGINWAAGGVGNPDYGNPVYLLLSLVVLSLILLINKFARGFIANISVLLGIVAGFVIAAMLGRVNMDGVAHAPWVGVVLPFHFGLPHFDALSVATMVIVMFVTFIESTGMFLAVGDLVDRPVDQKALVRGLRVDGLGTLIGGVFNSFPHTSFSQNVGLIGVTGVKSRFVCATGGVILVVLGLFPKMAQVVASVPPFVLGGAGIVMFGMVAANGIKTLSRVDFSTNHHNLFIVAVSVGMGMVPVVAPKFFTQLPHALEPILHSGILLASVSAVILNIVFNGVRKERDARREIREAAHEFDGAAHASEAQ; this is encoded by the coding sequence ATGGCTTCGAACAAGGTGCATCCGGTGGACGAGCGTTTGCCGACAGGACAGTTACTGACACTTGGCATCCAGCACGTTCTCGTGATGTACGCGGGCGCGGTTGCGGTGCCGCTGATTCTCGGCGCCGCGATGAATCTGTCCAAGGATCAGATCGCGTTCCTCATCAGCGCCGATCTCTTTTCATGCGGCGTCGCCACGCTGATCCAGACGCTCGGTCTCTGGATCTTTGGCATCCGCTTGCCGGTCATCATGGGTTGTACTTTCGCCGCCGTCGGCCCGATGGTCGCCATCGGCACCAATCCTTCGCTCGGCATTCTCGATGTGTTCGGCTCGACCATCGCGGCCGGCGTGATCGGCATCGTGCTCGCGCCGATGATCGGCAAGCTCCTGCGTTTCTTCCCGCCAGTCGTGGTCGGCACGGTGATCGCGGTGATCGGCTTGTCGCTGATGGGCGTGGGCATCAACTGGGCGGCGGGCGGTGTGGGCAATCCCGACTACGGCAATCCCGTTTATCTGCTGCTGTCGCTCGTCGTGCTTTCGCTGATTCTGCTCATCAACAAGTTCGCGCGCGGCTTCATCGCCAATATTTCGGTGCTGCTCGGCATTGTCGCGGGCTTCGTGATCGCCGCCATGCTCGGCCGCGTCAACATGGACGGCGTCGCGCACGCCCCGTGGGTCGGCGTCGTGCTGCCGTTCCACTTCGGCTTGCCGCACTTCGACGCGCTGTCGGTGGCGACCATGGTCATCGTCATGTTCGTGACCTTCATCGAGTCGACCGGCATGTTTCTCGCGGTCGGCGATCTCGTCGATCGTCCGGTGGATCAGAAAGCGCTCGTGCGCGGCCTGCGTGTCGATGGCCTCGGCACGCTGATCGGCGGCGTGTTCAACTCGTTCCCGCATACGTCGTTCTCGCAAAACGTCGGGCTGATCGGCGTGACGGGCGTGAAGAGCCGCTTCGTCTGCGCGACCGGTGGCGTGATTCTCGTCGTGCTCGGCCTCTTTCCGAAGATGGCGCAGGTCGTTGCATCGGTGCCGCCGTTCGTGCTTGGCGGCGCGGGCATCGTGATGTTCGGCATGGTCGCGGCGAACGGCATCAAGACGCTGTCGCGCGTGGACTTCTCGACGAACCATCACAACCTGTTCATCGTCGCGGTGAGCGTGGGTATGGGCATGGTGCCGGTGGTCGCACCGAAGTTCTTCACGCAACTGCCGCATGCGCTGGAGCCGATTCTTCACAGCGGCATCTTGCTGGCTTCGGTGTCGGCGGTGATTCTGAATATCGTGTTCAACGGCGTGCGCAAGGAGCGCGATGCGCGCCGCGAGATTCGCGAGGCCGCACACGAGTTCGACGGCGCGGCTCATGCGAGTGAAGCGCAGTAA
- a CDS encoding xylulokinase — protein sequence MRFLGIDLGTGSLKLAIIDERGHEVAMTSRAYSVTSAHPGWAETSVDTWYAALADAAAHLPVDERQAVRTIGFSGQMHGVVPADANGRALRLAMLWPDTRASHLLDAWPEPQQNPVAPGMAGPLLRWLVAHESTLVTQMRWALQPKDWLRARLGGAFVTDASDACATALAAPSGEWDDALIDKLGLQRAWFAPLAASHATAGTLSAAAAAELGLRAGIPLAVGAGDTPCAALGSGLTADGDALLTTGTGGQIIVMCDAAPAPVHGLHTYRAASGAWYRMAAMQNVGVALEAVRGWLGYASWPAAYDDAFAADPSASVTFLPYLSGERSPWMNPAARGGWLGLGLNDSRGTLMRAAFEGVTFALRAGLDAIRQHGTPLTSLRLAGGGSIDARWRQLLADSLQAELHAVECPNAATRGAAMLGGIAAGHFRIDEIHALAPSATRGAIPQTNPALDTRYARFIDLYQRAHDWF from the coding sequence ATGCGTTTCTTAGGCATCGATCTCGGTACGGGTTCGCTGAAACTGGCCATCATCGATGAACGCGGCCACGAGGTCGCCATGACGAGCCGTGCTTATTCGGTCACGAGCGCGCATCCCGGCTGGGCCGAAACTTCCGTCGATACCTGGTACGCCGCGCTCGCCGATGCCGCCGCGCATCTTCCCGTCGACGAACGTCAGGCGGTGCGCACGATCGGCTTCTCCGGTCAAATGCATGGCGTCGTTCCCGCCGATGCCAACGGCCGCGCGTTGCGCCTCGCGATGCTCTGGCCGGACACGCGCGCGAGCCATCTGCTCGATGCGTGGCCCGAGCCGCAGCAAAACCCCGTCGCGCCGGGCATGGCCGGTCCGCTGTTGCGCTGGCTCGTCGCGCATGAAAGCACGCTTGTCACGCAGATGCGCTGGGCGTTGCAGCCGAAGGACTGGCTGCGCGCGCGTCTGGGCGGCGCGTTCGTGACGGATGCATCGGATGCATGCGCCACGGCGCTCGCCGCGCCATCGGGCGAATGGGACGATGCGCTCATCGACAAGCTGGGTTTGCAGCGCGCGTGGTTCGCACCGCTCGCGGCATCGCATGCAACGGCGGGCACGTTGTCGGCGGCAGCGGCGGCGGAACTGGGCCTGCGCGCGGGCATTCCGCTCGCCGTCGGCGCGGGCGATACGCCATGCGCCGCGCTCGGCAGCGGCCTCACCGCCGACGGCGACGCGCTTCTCACCACGGGCACCGGCGGCCAGATCATCGTGATGTGCGACGCCGCGCCCGCACCCGTGCACGGACTGCATACGTATCGCGCGGCGAGCGGCGCGTGGTATCGCATGGCGGCCATGCAGAACGTGGGCGTCGCGCTTGAAGCGGTGCGCGGCTGGCTTGGTTATGCATCGTGGCCGGCCGCTTACGACGACGCCTTCGCCGCCGACCCGAGCGCCTCCGTCACGTTCCTGCCTTACCTGAGCGGCGAGCGCTCGCCGTGGATGAACCCGGCAGCGCGCGGCGGCTGGCTCGGCCTCGGTCTCAACGATTCGCGCGGCACGTTGATGCGCGCCGCCTTCGAAGGCGTGACGTTCGCATTGCGTGCGGGACTCGATGCCATCAGACAGCACGGCACGCCGCTGACATCGTTGCGGCTTGCGGGCGGCGGTTCCATCGATGCACGCTGGCGTCAATTGCTCGCGGATTCCCTGCAAGCCGAACTCCATGCCGTCGAATGCCCGAACGCGGCAACGCGCGGTGCGGCGATGCTCGGCGGCATCGCGGCGGGGCACTTTCGTATCGACGAGATTCACGCGCTCGCGCCATCCGCGACACGGGGCGCGATTCCGCAAACGAACCCCGCACTCGATACGCGGTATGCGCGCTTCATCGATCTGTACCAGCGCGCGCATGACTGGTTTTGA
- a CDS encoding AGE family epimerase/isomerase: MSASAPSQPTFRSREFLLDHALHTMIFYHPHCLDPNGGFYHYYKNNGTIYDRKSRHLVSSTRFVFNYAMAHKHFGLDEYRGGVKHGIDYLREFHYNPQTGGYAWTLSGRDVTDATNHCYGLAFVVLAYAKAIEAGFDEARAYLDETWQLMETHFWDAAHGLYKDEASADWKVSDYRGQNANMHTCEAFLAAFEATGEARYLDRAALLADNMVNRQAALAGGLVWEHYKPDWSVDWDYNKGDRSNIFRPWGFQPGHQTEWAKLLMILDRHRPEAWHVTRARELFDRAMELSWDDEHGGMVYGFDPDGKFYDEDKYFWVQAESFAAAALLADRAERDSDSAAATRYWNDYDRLWTYSWAHFVDHKYGAWYRILTRDNRQYNDEKSPAGKTDYHTMGACYEALNVIR, from the coding sequence ATGTCCGCATCCGCACCGTCGCAACCCACTTTCCGCTCGCGCGAATTCCTGCTCGATCACGCGCTGCACACGATGATCTTCTATCACCCGCACTGCCTCGACCCGAACGGCGGGTTCTATCACTACTACAAGAACAACGGCACGATCTACGACCGCAAGTCGCGGCATCTCGTGTCGAGCACGCGCTTCGTCTTCAACTACGCGATGGCGCACAAGCACTTCGGCCTCGACGAATACCGCGGCGGCGTGAAGCACGGCATCGACTATCTGCGCGAGTTTCACTACAACCCGCAAACGGGCGGCTACGCGTGGACGCTCTCCGGCCGCGACGTCACCGATGCGACGAATCATTGTTATGGCCTTGCGTTCGTCGTGCTTGCGTATGCGAAGGCGATCGAAGCGGGTTTCGACGAAGCACGCGCCTATCTCGACGAAACCTGGCAACTGATGGAGACGCACTTCTGGGACGCCGCCCACGGCTTGTACAAGGACGAAGCGAGCGCCGACTGGAAGGTGTCGGACTATCGCGGCCAGAACGCCAACATGCACACGTGCGAAGCGTTTCTCGCCGCCTTCGAGGCGACCGGCGAAGCGCGCTATCTCGACCGCGCGGCGCTCCTCGCCGACAACATGGTGAACCGTCAGGCAGCGCTTGCGGGCGGGCTCGTGTGGGAGCACTACAAGCCGGACTGGTCTGTCGACTGGGATTACAACAAGGGCGATCGCAGCAACATCTTCAGGCCTTGGGGTTTTCAGCCGGGACATCAGACCGAATGGGCGAAGCTGCTGATGATTCTCGACCGGCATCGTCCGGAAGCGTGGCATGTCACGCGTGCGCGTGAGCTTTTCGATCGCGCGATGGAACTGTCATGGGACGACGAGCACGGCGGCATGGTCTACGGCTTCGATCCCGACGGCAAGTTCTACGACGAGGACAAGTACTTCTGGGTGCAGGCGGAATCGTTCGCGGCCGCGGCCTTGCTCGCGGATCGCGCCGAACGCGATAGCGACAGCGCCGCCGCGACGCGCTACTGGAACGATTACGACCGTTTGTGGACCTATAGCTGGGCGCATTTCGTCGATCACAAGTACGGCGCGTGGTATCGCATCCTCACGCGCGATAACCGCCAGTACAACGACGAGAAAAGTCCCGCCGGCAAGACCGACTATCACACGATGGGCGCATGCTACGAAGCGCTGAACGTGATCCGCTGA
- a CDS encoding S-(hydroxymethyl)glutathione dehydrogenase/class III alcohol dehydrogenase: protein MKTKAAIAWEAGKPLTIEEVDLEGPRAGEVLIEVKATGICHTDYYTLSGADPEGLFPAILGHEGAGVIVDVGPGVGTLKKGDHVIPLYTPECRQCKFCLSRKTNLCQAIRATQGKGLMPDATSRFSIDGKPLFHYMGTSTFSNYIVVPEIAVAKVREDAPFDKICYIGCGVTTGVGAVVYSAKVEAGANVVVFGLGGIGLNVIQGAKMVGADKIIGVDINPGRVELAKKFGMTHFINPNEVENVVDHIVQLTDGGADYSFECVGNVKLMRQALECTHKGWGQSFIIGVAAAGQEISTRPFQLVTGREWKGSAFGGARGRTDVPKIVDWYMEGKINIDDLITHHLPLERINEGFDLMKKGESIRSVVIY, encoded by the coding sequence ATGAAGACCAAAGCAGCAATCGCATGGGAAGCAGGCAAGCCGCTCACCATCGAGGAAGTCGATCTCGAAGGCCCGCGCGCGGGCGAAGTGCTGATCGAAGTGAAAGCGACGGGCATTTGCCACACCGACTATTACACGCTCTCGGGCGCCGACCCCGAAGGCCTGTTCCCCGCGATTCTCGGCCACGAAGGCGCAGGCGTGATCGTGGATGTCGGGCCGGGCGTCGGCACGCTGAAGAAGGGCGACCACGTCATTCCGCTCTATACGCCGGAATGCCGTCAGTGCAAATTCTGCCTCTCGCGCAAGACCAATCTCTGTCAGGCAATTCGCGCGACGCAGGGCAAGGGCTTGATGCCCGATGCGACCTCGCGCTTTTCCATCGACGGCAAGCCGCTCTTTCACTACATGGGCACGTCGACGTTTTCGAACTACATCGTGGTGCCGGAGATCGCCGTGGCAAAGGTGCGTGAGGACGCGCCTTTCGACAAGATTTGCTACATCGGCTGCGGCGTGACGACGGGCGTGGGCGCGGTCGTGTATTCGGCGAAGGTCGAGGCGGGCGCGAACGTCGTCGTGTTCGGGCTCGGCGGCATCGGCCTGAACGTGATCCAGGGCGCGAAGATGGTGGGCGCGGACAAGATTATCGGTGTCGATATCAATCCGGGGCGCGTGGAGCTTGCGAAGAAGTTCGGCATGACCCACTTCATCAACCCGAACGAAGTGGAGAACGTGGTCGACCATATCGTGCAACTCACCGATGGCGGCGCGGACTATTCCTTCGAATGCGTGGGCAATGTGAAGCTGATGCGTCAGGCGCTCGAATGCACGCACAAGGGCTGGGGACAGTCGTTCATCATCGGCGTGGCGGCGGCGGGGCAGGAGATCAGCACGCGGCCGTTCCAGCTCGTGACCGGACGCGAATGGAAGGGCTCGGCATTCGGCGGCGCGCGTGGACGCACGGATGTGCCGAAGATCGTCGATTGGTACATGGAAGGCAAGATCAATATCGACGATCTGATTACGCACCATTTGCCGCTTGAACGTATTAACGAAGGCTTCGACCTGATGAAGAAGGGCGAATCCATTCGTTCCGTCGTGATCTATTGA
- the fghA gene encoding S-formylglutathione hydrolase: MLELVEEHRCFDGVQRTYRHQSDVIGLPMRFSVFLPAQAAHSRVPALFYLAGLTCTEETFPIKGGAQRYAAEHGIALISPDTSPRGAGIPGESDAWDFGVGAGFYVDATVAPWAERYRMYSYVTQELRELVLRELPLREDRIGIFGHSMGGHGALVLALRNPDLYRSVSAFAPIAAPSLCPWGVKAFSGYLGDNREAWKLYDASELVIGDAASRFDGGILIDQGLADQFLDGQLFPDVFERNAREAGHRGVVLRKHDGYDHGYFFISTFVGEHVAHHARVLCK, encoded by the coding sequence ATGCTCGAACTCGTCGAAGAACACCGTTGTTTCGATGGCGTGCAGCGTACTTACCGGCATCAGTCGGACGTGATTGGCCTGCCGATGCGCTTTTCGGTTTTTCTGCCCGCGCAGGCTGCCCATTCGCGCGTGCCGGCATTGTTTTATCTTGCCGGCCTGACTTGTACCGAAGAGACGTTTCCCATCAAGGGCGGTGCGCAACGTTACGCTGCCGAGCATGGCATTGCATTGATTTCGCCGGATACGAGCCCGCGAGGAGCGGGTATTCCGGGCGAATCCGATGCGTGGGATTTTGGCGTTGGCGCGGGTTTTTATGTCGATGCGACGGTGGCGCCTTGGGCCGAGCGGTATCGGATGTATTCGTATGTGACGCAGGAGTTGCGTGAGCTGGTTTTGCGAGAGCTGCCGTTGCGCGAGGACCGGATTGGCATCTTCGGGCACTCGATGGGTGGGCATGGTGCGCTCGTGCTCGCGTTGCGTAATCCTGATCTTTATCGCTCGGTGTCGGCGTTTGCGCCAATTGCCGCGCCGTCTTTGTGTCCCTGGGGCGTTAAGGCTTTCTCCGGATATCTTGGTGATAATCGCGAAGCGTGGAAGCTATACGATGCCAGCGAACTCGTTATTGGCGATGCGGCTTCGCGTTTCGATGGCGGGATCTTGATCGATCAAGGACTTGCGGATCAGTTTCTCGACGGGCAGCTTTTTCCGGATGTTTTCGAGCGGAATGCTCGGGAGGCGGGGCATCGAGGGGTCGTCTTGCGTAAGCACGATGGGTACGATCATGGGTACTTTTTTATTTCCACGTTCGTGGGGGAGCATGTTGCGCATCATGCGCGAGTTTTGTGTAAGTGA